A genomic stretch from Lathyrus oleraceus cultivar Zhongwan6 chromosome 2, CAAS_Psat_ZW6_1.0, whole genome shotgun sequence includes:
- the LOC127120106 gene encoding uncharacterized protein LOC127120106, which translates to MVKVSKEVMQKAATLLSDFLVCPLSKQPLRVCEESNSLISDAIAVSFPIKNGIPCLVPRDGKILEEEDEDASKPDNDANLYAGNEDDKGRSS; encoded by the exons ATGGTGAAAGTAAGCAAAGAGGTTATGCAAAAAGCGGCGACACTACTCTCCGATTTCCTCGTTTGTCCTCTCTCCAAACAACCCCTCAG GGTTTGCGAGGAATCAAATTCCCTTATCAGTGATGCTATTGCCGTTTCATTTCCC ATAAAGAATGGGATACCTTGCTTGGTTCCAAGAGATGGGAAGATActtgaggaagaagatgaagatgcatcAAAACCAGATAATGATGCCAATTTATATGCAGGAAATGAAGATGATAAGGGAAGAAGTTCCTAA
- the LOC127121513 gene encoding protein FD produces the protein MEELWKDINMSSLNEQNTRRPMIMSTRDSSTFGGVILQDFLARPLNINPPKNIDHHYSSNNSSSSVASDQNPSFFCPTVSTAPPPLVTALSLNTRPDHFPFDTLIRHNKDNNSQLLFQQQHQQQRNITVSKVSHVVNPTPFDPNVGVVSNAFTCFGKRFGEPPDVSPGERRNKRMIKNRESAARSRARKQEKITSFFLSHNQMCELKICRKHVSFYLLFQAYTTELEQKVDFLLEENAKLKRQQQELWEAASSAPKKNSLHRTLTAPF, from the exons ATGGAAGAGTTGTGGAAAGACATAAACATGTCTTCATTGAATGAACAAAACACACGACGACCCATGATTATGAGTACTCGCGATTCCTCCACTTTTGGTGGTGTTATCCTTCAAGACTTCCTCGCTCGACCCCTTAACATAAACCCACCAAAAAACATTGATCATCATTATTCTTCTAACAACTCATCTTCTTCTGTTGCTTCAGATCAAAATCCTTCTTTTTTTTGCCCTACTGTTTCAACTGCCCCGCCACCACTTGTCACTGCTCTCAGTTTAAACACTCGGCCTGATCATTTTCCCTTCGACACTCTTATCAGACACAACAAGGATAACAATTCTCAGTTGTtatttcaacaacaacatcaacaacaacgTAACATTACTGTTTCAAAGGTTTCCCATGTCGTAAATCCCACACCATTTGATCCAAACGTCGGTGTCGTATCTAATGCTTTCACCTGTTTTGGAAAGAGATTTGGTGAACCACCTGATGTTAGTCCAGGTGAAAGGAGAAATAAGAGAATGATCAAGAATCGTGAATCTGCTGCACGTTCACGAGCTAGAAAACAGGAAAAGATTacttctttctttctttctcatAATCAAATGTGTGAGTTGAAGATATGTCGCAAACATGTCTCATTTTATTTGTTATTTCAGGCTTACACGACCGAACTGGAGCAAAAAGTTGATTTTTTGCTGGAAGAGAATGCAAAGCTCAAAAGACAACAACAAGAG TTATGGGAAGCAGCAAGTAGTGCACCAAAGAAGAATAGCTTACATCGAACATTAACAGCTCCATTTTAA